One genomic window of Limanda limanda chromosome 16, fLimLim1.1, whole genome shotgun sequence includes the following:
- the LOC133022243 gene encoding F-box only protein 47-like yields MVMVKKALRSDSRFTLMYSSQRHRRSVAPARSIRTRSQVVLSSSSLHTLPPEVFNLILDQLSVLEISVFSMASKEINQCILDYISTVAWKNKMIIQSFHRSTYKEQLSTIGHYRSLGVLFKRCTLLLPTKERLKFIFKTFSQIPCFMLEQCQIPNCIGFSSCGVFLKTLIAGWDELECHRVFNFLCELTNLLQKVEAVIAAKPGVRRYQEVQFRLFCRQVLLDPWLNQPECQFWLTQLLRPWPLVTQAHLLFILYGPQLPEGILGWQGLLETGLPHTTLWDLAQAILLLLGKLEVKGWSNESMLAILEELIVIPQPWHVENVARLLVLCGSNLCYTVLASKALNGRLQEISRLIVYMILVCEKEGYHMSWAVKLVRQLCNVFSTPSEKFHFIQTLENMFVEVTREFFDFYVIGNHLGDRENFQTLCILMDSSARFHTKFLHMLLK; encoded by the exons ATGGTCATGGTGAAGAAAGCTTTGAGGAGTgacagcaggttcacactgatGTACAGCAGCCAGAGGCACAGGAGGAGTGTGGCCCCGGCCAGATCCATCAGGACCCGCAGCCAGGTggtcctcagcagcagctccctccACACACTCCCCCCGGAGGTCTTCAACCTGATCCTGGATCAGCTGTCAG TGCTGGAGATCAGTGTCTTTAGCATGGCGTCCAAAGAGATCAATCAATGCATCTTGGACTACATCTCCACTGTGGCCTGGAAGAATAAAATGATCATCCAAAGTTTTCACCGCTCCACCTACAAGGAGCAGTTATCCACTATTGGACACTACAGAAGTCTGG GTGTATTATTCAAGAGATGTACACTTCTCCTACCAACAAAGGAAAGGTTGAAGTTTATCTTTAAGACGTTCTCTCAG attCCCTGCTTCATGTTAGAGCAGTGTCAAATTCCCAACTGCATCGGCTTCTCCAGCTGTGGTGTCTTTCTCAAG ACACTGATTGCAGGCTGGGACGAGCTAGAGTGTCACAGAGTGTTCAACTTCCTGTGTGAGCTCACAAACCTGCTGCAAAAAGTGGAGGCCGTTATCGCTGCAAAACCAg GGGTGAGGAGGTACCAGGAGGTGCAGTTCCGTCTGTTCTGTCGTCAGGTTCTGTTGGATCCGTGGCTGAATCAGCCAGAGTGTCAGTTCTGGCTCACACAACTTCTGAGGCCTTGGCCCCTGGTTACCCAGGCTCACTTGCTGTTCATCCTCTACGGACCACAGCTGCCTGAGG GTATTCTGGGATGGCAGGGTCTGTTAGAGACAGGGCTTCCTCACACCACCCTGTGGGACCTGGCCCAGGCCATCCTCCTGCTGTTAGGCAAACTAGAAGTCAAAGGCTGGAGCAACGAATCGATGCTGGCGATCCTGGAGGAGCTCATCG TCATTCCCCAGCCGTGGCATGTGGAGAACGTGGCTCGTCTCTTGGTTCTGTGCGGCAGCAATCTCTGCTACACCGTCCTGGCCAGCAAGGCCCTGAACGGACGCCTCCAGGAGATCTCCAGACTCATTGTCTACATGATCCTG GTGTGTGAGAAGGAGGGCTACCACATGAGCTGGGCGGTGAAGTTGGTACGACAGCTTTGTAATGTCTTCAGCACCCCTTCTGAAAAGTTCCACTTCATCCAAACACTGGAGAACATGTTCGTAGAAGTCACCAGGGAGTTCTTTGATTTTTATGTCATAG GGAACCACCTTGGAGACAGGGAGAATTTCCAGACCCTGTGTATCCTCATGGACTCCAGCGCTCGCTTCCACACCAAGTTCCTCCACATGCTGCTGAAATAG
- the LOC133022182 gene encoding ADP-ribosylation factor-like protein 6 produces MGLLDKLSGWLGLKKKEVNVLCLGLDNSGKTTIINQLKPANRANHVGPLSEEWKHVSQTQAQEIVPTIGFNIEKFKSSSLSFTVFDMSGQSRYRNLWEHYYKESHAIIFVIDSGDKLRMVVAKEELDIFLNHEDIRSKKIPVLFFANKTDLRDAMSSVKVSQMLSLENIRDKPWHICASNAIKGEGLQEGLDWLHEQIAQSHQNNEQMND; encoded by the exons ATGGGGCTGCTGGATAAACTGTCAGGCTGGCTCGgcctgaagaagaaagaggTCAACGTTTTGTGTTTGGGGCTCGACAACAGCGGCAAGACCACCATCATCAACCAACTGAAGCCGGCCAAT CGTGCGAATCATGTAGGCCCATTGTCAGAGGAGTGGAAACATGTTAGTCAG ACCCAGGCACAAGAAATAGTCCCAACAATTGGCTTCAACATTGAAAAGTTCAAGAGCTCAAG CCTGTCGTTCACAGTGTTCGATATGTCCGGGCAGAGCAGATACAGAAACCTGTGGGAGCATTACTACAA AGAGAGTCACGCCATCATCTTTGTCATCGACAGCGGAGACAAACTGAGGATGGTCGTTGCCAAAGAGGAGCTCGATATTTTTCTCAACCACGAGG ATATCCGCAGCAAAAAGATACCGGTATTGTTCTTTGCTAACAAGACGGACCTGCGGGACGCCATGTCTTCTGTCAAGGTCTCACAGATGTTGTCGTTGGAGAACATCCGAGACAAACCCTGGCACATCTG tgccAGCAATGCTATCAAGGGAGAGGGCCTGCAGGAAGGGCTGGACTGGCTGCACG AGCAAATTGCACA atCACATCAAAACAATGAACAAATGAACGACTGA
- the LOC133022172 gene encoding claudin-14-like, with product MASMAVQLLGFFLGLLGFVGTVAATLLPHWRSTAYVGANIITATAYIKGLWMECVWHSTGIYQCEVYRSLLALPQDLQAARALMVLSCITSVLACVVSLMGMKCTRFARGSMIKSPLAMSGGICFLCAGVLCLVTVSWTTNDIIMDFYDPFLPIGLKYEIGLAVYLGYASACLSLSGGLVLCWSSCGDRSRSPPRIQRSQPSSPPPAFNHIYPPAPPYKPPEALKDNRTPSISSLSSNGYRLNYYV from the exons ATGGCCAGCATGGCGGTTCAGCTCCTCGGTTTCTTCTTGGGCCTGCTGGGGTTTGTGGGAACCGTGGCTGCGACTCTGCTTCCCCACTGGCGCAGCACGGCCTATGTGGGCGCCAACATCATCACAGCCACTGCCTATATTAAAGGCCTgtggatggagtgtgtgtggcaCAGCACTGGCATTTACCAATGTGAGGTGTATAGATCTCTGCTGGCGCTGCCACAGGACCTGCAG GCTGCCCGGGCTCTCATGGTGCTCTCCTGCATCACCTCAGTCCTGGCATGTGTGGTGTCTTTGATGGGGATGAAGTGTACCCGCTTCGCACGTGGCTCCATGATCAAGTCTCCGCTGGCGATGAGCGGAGGGATATGTTTCCTCTGTGCAGGCGTCCTCTGTCTAGTCACCGTATCCTGGACCACCAATGATATCATAATGGACTTCTACGACCCCTTCCTCCCCATCGGGCTGAAGTATGAGATCGGCCTGGCCGTGTACCTCGGATACGCCTCAGCCTGCCTCAGTCTGAGCGGAGGGCTGGTGCTGTGCTGGAGCAGCTGTGGTGACAGGTCACGGAGTCCACCTCGTATTCAGAGGAGTCAACCATCATCGCCTCCTCCTGCCTTCAACCACATATACCCCCCTGCTCCACCATACAAGCCCCCTGAGGCCTTGAAGGACAATCGTACTCCATCAATTAGCTCCCTTTCCAGCAATGGATACAGGCTCAATTACTATGTCTGA